The Lepeophtheirus salmonis chromosome 3, UVic_Lsal_1.4, whole genome shotgun sequence genomic interval CTCTTctgatataagaataaatacaatttgaccTATTAGAAGTAAAGGATACATCATAATTCTTATACCTACGTTTTGGGCTCCCCtgcaaaatttgattaaagtcAGATACATTGTTTTGCCAGACAAGGACAGATATCTTAATCATAATGATCACATTATAATACAAGCCCCTTTATATTcctaattattatgaatagaaCATTCTGAACAATGATCTCCTCATTTACAATACAAAACGAAGGGAATGGACTCAAATTAAATCCCCTGGTGGACCTCCACCTCGTTGTGCACATCAAGCCGTACTTAATCCCACTGCTGGGGGACAACTCTGGGTATTTGGAGGTGAATTTACGAATCCCAGTGAAACACAGTTCTATCACTACAAGGATCTCTGGTGCTTCCACTTCTCTTCCAAACGCTGGGAAAAAATCAGGTACATTTGCGAATCCTTTTCATTCTCTTTTAGTATTTCATTTAACTCCGCGACTTTTCGTGTATTTTAGTGCAGCTGGAGGTCCATCGGCTCGTAGTGGTCATCGTATGATTTTATTCAAACGCTATCTTGTAGTCTTTGGGGGATTTCATGACAATCTTCGGGAATGCAAATATTTCAATGACGTCTACATTTTTGATCTATCCACTTATAAATGGAGTAAAATAGATGTGGGTGGTACGAAGGTTCCTGATCCCCGATCAGCTTGTAACTTATTTTTGTCAAGTGATGGGAAAGGAGTCGTAATGTTTGGAGGTTTTTGCaaggagaaaaagaaaggaaagaaaaaggatGGGGACGATGAGGTTGGAAGGACTTTTACTGATATGCACATGATCGTTCCTGATAAGCATGATGAAAGCTTTACTAAGTGGCGTTGGCATAGTGTGAAACAAATCGGGTACAGACCTACTCCGAGAACAGGGATGTCCTGTGCAATGGGTTTATCTGGTGTGAAAAACTATTTCTTTGGTGGTGTTCTTGATAAAGATTTGGAAGAGGAAAATGAATCGGAAGATGAAGAGGATGAAGGAGCATCGGCTACGTTCTTTAACGAGTTGTTTTCTGTGTCTGTTGAGAATGAAAGAGCTGTTTGGCATTCAGGTTTGTAATGTTTATGGATggttttaatacatatatatttatattcatcttGTCTTTGGATATTGTAGTGGAAGTCATAGGAAAACGGgataaagtaaaaacaaagtCCAAAGATGACAATGAAAAAGAAGCAGGGCAGTGCGATACAAAAAAGGATGTTGAAAtggtaatatattaaaatttatcttcctattcaatattttttattcattcattcatgCACAGacagaagaaaaagaaaaagagccCGCCACTGTGACTGTTGAATCTGGTGCATTTACAATTACGAGTACAGTCGGATCATCATCCTCTCAGGCAAATGATAGCCCTGATAACTCTCTTTCTGAAAATATAACTAAGAAATCCAACGTTTTTACACCGTCCCCTCGATATGGCTCTGGATTGGTGGTCAAACAGGGACTTCTCTATCTATATGGTGGCGTGGTAGAGGACAGTAAAAGTCGTCAAATCACATTAAGAGATTTTTATACACTAGGtagttataattatactttaatgcAG includes:
- the LOC121115102 gene encoding kelch domain-containing protein 4, giving the protein MGKDKKKKGKGAEKTALKTEKKLTSKLKKQLAVHGEENIEDVVKSIEAEEKKRSEVKEAKVEPPSHRCNFSISAHPENPEIILFGGEFYNGKTNILNNDLLIYNTKRREWTQIKSPGGPPPRCAHQAVLNPTAGGQLWVFGGEFTNPSETQFYHYKDLWCFHFSSKRWEKISAAGGPSARSGHRMILFKRYLVVFGGFHDNLRECKYFNDVYIFDLSTYKWSKIDVGGTKVPDPRSACNLFLSSDGKGVVMFGGFCKEKKKGKKKDGDDEVGRTFTDMHMIVPDKHDESFTKWRWHSVKQIGYRPTPRTGMSCAMGLSGVKNYFFGGVLDKDLEEENESEDEEDEGASATFFNELFSVSVENERAVWHSVEVIGKRDKVKTKSKDDNEKEAGQCDTKKDVEMTEEKEKEPATVTVESGAFTITSTVGSSSSQANDSPDNSLSENITKKSNVFTPSPRYGSGLVVKQGLLYLYGGVVEDSKSRQITLRDFYTLDLRKLEEWETIIESDYSSMEWVESESEEEDDDSDEESDEMDTDG